A genomic window from Flintibacter sp. KGMB00164 includes:
- a CDS encoding carbon starvation CstA family protein, with amino-acid sequence MNAMLVVIVGIIILIVGYIFYGGWLAKQWGVDDSKVTPAHELEDGMDYVPAKAPVLMGHHFSSIAGAGPINGPIQAAVFGWVPVVLWVLIGGIFFGAVHDYGALFASIRHKGQSLGEVVALNIGDRAKKLFLIFSYLTLVLVVAAFASIVASTFVGINADGSHNETNASVAMISLLFIVMAILFGFFVYRKGASLAIATVAGCIGIVICLALGLAWHPIYLSSTTWMWIIGAYILVASVAPVWILLQPRDYLSSFLLYAMMVIAAVGVIGAGLTGADAAHMDMPAFTGWYDTLAPTGSSLGYVFPALFVTIACGAISGFHSLVGSGTTAKQLDHERDAKPIAYGGMLIECALALISLSAVSFIWTEYASGEIVTPTQVFAVGISRMVASIPGLAGAQETIASLLVLTVSVFCLTSLDTATRLARYMFQEFWLKPGETYKDATGFKAILCNPVVATAITVVLGVGLGMTGYSKIWPLFGAANQLLAALALLTVCAWLGNIGRNNKMFYFPMAFMLVVTLVSLFQTVTSKVSVIAAGAASDWGPYAQAILGTLLFVLAIVLAVEGCMTIFGGKKPAQK; translated from the coding sequence ATGAATGCAATGCTTGTTGTCATCGTTGGCATTATCATTCTGATCGTAGGTTACATTTTCTACGGCGGATGGCTTGCCAAGCAGTGGGGCGTTGACGACTCCAAAGTCACCCCCGCCCATGAGCTGGAGGACGGCATGGACTACGTCCCCGCCAAGGCTCCTGTTCTGATGGGTCACCACTTTTCTTCCATCGCCGGCGCCGGCCCCATCAACGGCCCCATTCAGGCTGCCGTGTTTGGCTGGGTCCCCGTTGTTCTGTGGGTCCTGATCGGCGGTATCTTCTTCGGCGCGGTTCATGACTACGGCGCTCTGTTCGCCTCCATCCGCCACAAGGGTCAGTCCCTGGGCGAGGTGGTCGCCCTGAACATCGGCGATCGTGCCAAGAAGCTGTTCCTGATCTTCTCTTACCTGACCCTGGTGCTGGTGGTGGCCGCTTTCGCCTCCATCGTGGCCAGCACCTTCGTGGGTATCAATGCGGACGGCTCCCACAATGAGACCAACGCCTCCGTGGCCATGATCTCCCTGCTGTTCATCGTGATGGCTATCCTGTTCGGCTTCTTTGTTTACCGCAAGGGCGCTTCTCTGGCCATCGCCACCGTCGCCGGCTGCATCGGCATCGTGATCTGCCTGGCTCTGGGCCTGGCCTGGCACCCCATCTACCTGTCCAGCACCACTTGGATGTGGATCATCGGCGCTTACATCCTGGTTGCTTCCGTGGCTCCCGTGTGGATCCTGCTGCAGCCCCGTGACTACCTCAGCTCCTTCCTGCTGTACGCCATGATGGTCATCGCCGCTGTGGGCGTCATCGGCGCCGGTCTCACCGGTGCGGACGCTGCTCACATGGATATGCCCGCCTTCACCGGCTGGTATGACACCCTGGCTCCCACCGGCAGCTCCCTGGGCTATGTGTTCCCCGCCCTGTTCGTTACCATCGCCTGCGGCGCTATCTCCGGCTTCCACTCTCTGGTGGGCTCCGGCACCACCGCCAAGCAGCTGGACCACGAGCGCGACGCTAAGCCCATCGCTTACGGCGGCATGCTCATCGAGTGTGCCCTGGCTCTGATCTCCCTGAGCGCCGTGTCCTTTATCTGGACCGAGTACGCCTCCGGCGAGATCGTCACCCCCACCCAGGTCTTTGCCGTCGGTATCTCCCGCATGGTGGCCTCCATCCCCGGCCTGGCCGGCGCTCAGGAGACCATTGCCTCCCTGCTGGTTCTGACCGTTTCCGTGTTCTGCCTGACCTCTCTGGATACCGCCACCCGTCTGGCCCGCTACATGTTCCAGGAGTTCTGGCTCAAGCCCGGCGAGACCTACAAGGACGCCACCGGCTTCAAGGCTATCCTCTGCAACCCCGTGGTGGCTACCGCCATCACCGTGGTGCTGGGCGTTGGCCTGGGCATGACTGGCTACTCCAAGATTTGGCCTCTGTTCGGCGCTGCCAACCAGCTGCTGGCCGCTCTGGCTCTGCTGACCGTGTGTGCCTGGCTGGGCAACATCGGCCGCAACAACAAGATGTTCTACTTCCCCATGGCCTTCATGCTGGTAGTCACTCTGGTCTCTCTGTTCCAGACTGTGACCAGCAAGGTGTCCGTCATTGCCGCCGGCGCTGCCAGCGACTGGGGCCCCTATGCTCAGGCCATTCTGGGCACCCTGCTCTTCGTGCTGGCCATCGTGCTGGCTGTGGAGGGCTGCATGACCATCTTCGGCGGCAAGAAGCCCGCTCAGAAGTAA